A window of Streptomyces armeniacus contains these coding sequences:
- a CDS encoding ArsR family transcriptional regulator, producing MTEDELSSPSGRTPPHTGAREGAGAGGGLREHEVRTALLELLADVGTVTATEAAARLGYSSGLCSFHLRQLARHGRVEEAPHGGGRVRPWRLRRQATAGAPEGGAGAQEGAPAAEFGDLARGLEDESWQRWLAQRDQAPAEWRRDEAFSAVAHLTPEEMERVADAIRRSLAPYRDREQRPLARPDGARPVALISRLFPLLPE from the coding sequence GTGACCGAAGACGAACTCAGCTCCCCGTCCGGCCGGACTCCTCCGCACACCGGTGCGCGTGAGGGTGCCGGTGCCGGTGGCGGGCTGCGCGAGCACGAGGTCCGTACGGCGCTGCTGGAGCTGCTCGCGGACGTCGGCACCGTCACGGCGACGGAGGCGGCGGCGCGGCTGGGCTACAGCTCCGGGCTCTGCTCGTTCCACTTGCGGCAGCTCGCACGCCACGGACGTGTCGAGGAGGCACCGCACGGCGGTGGACGCGTACGCCCCTGGCGCCTGCGGCGGCAGGCCACGGCCGGGGCGCCCGAAGGGGGCGCGGGGGCTCAGGAGGGGGCGCCCGCCGCGGAGTTCGGCGATCTGGCGCGCGGCCTGGAGGACGAGAGCTGGCAGCGCTGGCTCGCCCAGCGCGACCAGGCGCCCGCCGAGTGGCGCCGCGACGAGGCCTTCAGCGCCGTCGCCCACCTCACGCCCGAGGAGATGGAGCGGGTCGCGGACGCGATCCGCCGGTCACTCGCGCCGTACCGGGACCGCGAGCAGCGGCCGCTGGCCCGCCCCGACGGCGCCCGCCCGGTCGCCCTCATCTCCCGGCTGTTCCCGCTGCTCCCCGAGTGA
- a CDS encoding amidohydrolase family protein: protein MPDRIKIVALEEHVALPTLLDAWAKAGVPQIPQLGFGDEPFARRLRDTGEQRLADMDDQGVDVAVLSLASPGVQNLAAQDAVSVAREANDALAGVVAGRPDRFQAFAAVPTAAPEAAAAELERAVTRLGFPGAMLYGRTGDKLADAPEFEELYATAERLRVPLHFHPQTPVPEVLKAYYSGFDDGVGMARGTGMGLATAGLGWYFDLGIQYLRMIFSGVFDRHPGLQVIAGHWGEVVLFYLDHTGIMAHNAGLERPLADYFTQNFRVCGSGTVSERYMRWTAEVVGTERMMYSTDYPYTFGTRPGGFPFLDTANGVARSFLEQAPFSHEEKAAIGSGNWEKLTGQQRR from the coding sequence ATGCCAGACCGGATCAAGATCGTGGCTCTCGAGGAGCACGTCGCCCTGCCGACGCTGCTCGACGCGTGGGCCAAGGCGGGCGTGCCGCAGATCCCGCAGCTCGGGTTCGGCGACGAGCCGTTCGCGCGGCGGCTGCGGGACACCGGGGAGCAGCGCCTGGCCGACATGGACGACCAGGGCGTCGATGTCGCCGTCCTGTCCCTGGCCTCGCCCGGCGTGCAGAACCTCGCGGCCCAGGACGCGGTGAGCGTGGCCCGCGAGGCCAACGACGCGCTGGCCGGGGTCGTCGCCGGGCGCCCCGACCGGTTCCAGGCGTTCGCCGCCGTCCCCACGGCGGCGCCCGAGGCCGCCGCGGCCGAACTGGAGCGCGCGGTCACCCGGCTCGGCTTCCCCGGCGCGATGCTGTACGGGCGTACGGGCGACAAGCTGGCCGACGCCCCGGAGTTCGAGGAGCTGTACGCCACGGCCGAACGCCTCCGGGTGCCGCTGCACTTCCATCCCCAGACCCCGGTCCCCGAGGTCCTCAAGGCGTACTACTCCGGCTTCGACGACGGTGTGGGGATGGCGCGCGGTACGGGCATGGGGCTCGCGACGGCGGGACTCGGCTGGTACTTCGACCTGGGCATCCAGTATCTGCGGATGATCTTCTCCGGGGTCTTCGACCGGCATCCCGGGCTACAGGTGATCGCGGGGCACTGGGGCGAAGTCGTCCTGTTCTATCTGGACCACACCGGGATCATGGCGCACAACGCCGGGCTGGAGCGCCCGCTCGCCGACTACTTCACGCAGAACTTCCGGGTGTGCGGCAGCGGCACGGTCAGCGAGCGCTACATGCGGTGGACGGCGGAGGTCGTGGGCACGGAGCGCATGATGTATTCGACCGACTACCCCTACACGTTCGGCACCCGGCCCGGCGGATTCCCCTTCCTCGACACCGCGAACGGGGTCGCCCGCTCGTTCCTCGAGCAGGCACCGTTCAGCCACGAGGAGAAGGCCGCGATCGGATCCGGCAACTGGGAGAAGCTGACGGGTCAGCAGCGCCGCTGA
- a CDS encoding DUF488 domain-containing protein gives MRRVATIGVYGFTPVAFLAKLADGGVGLLLDLRQRRGVRGPEYAWANSGRLQDALAAADIGYRHVKELAPTTGLRRLQYREDDRQGVGKRDRVALAPAYAELYVREMLDPYDLGALVAGLPDGSATALLCVERDPAACHRSLVADRLRAEHGLPVTHLRPD, from the coding sequence ATGAGGCGCGTCGCGACGATCGGCGTCTACGGCTTCACGCCCGTGGCCTTCCTGGCGAAGCTCGCCGACGGCGGCGTGGGGCTGCTGCTCGACCTCCGCCAGCGCCGCGGCGTACGGGGCCCCGAGTACGCCTGGGCGAACTCGGGACGGCTCCAAGACGCCCTCGCCGCGGCGGACATCGGCTACCGGCACGTCAAGGAGCTGGCGCCGACGACCGGGCTCCGCCGGCTCCAGTACCGCGAGGACGACCGCCAGGGCGTGGGCAAACGCGACCGTGTCGCGCTGGCACCCGCGTACGCCGAGCTCTACGTCCGCGAGATGCTCGACCCGTACGACCTCGGTGCACTCGTGGCCGGGCTTCCGGACGGTTCGGCGACCGCCCTTCTCTGCGTCGAACGCGATCCGGCGGCCTGCCACCGCTCGCTGGTGGCAGACCGCCTGCGGGCCGAGCACGGCCTGCCGGTCACGCACCTCCGCCCGGACTGA
- a CDS encoding TetR/AcrR family transcriptional regulator gives MPSRPHSGGGAAAPPGATVPVAPGTAATGREQLRQRVIEATIDLLTREGRDAVTTRAVAVAAGVQPPAIYRLFGDKDGLLDAVAEHGFTTFLAAKHIDPDPEDPVEDLRNGWDLAVEFGIANPALYTLMYSEPTKETSATFQTSMEILLGRIRHLAARGWLRVDEHLAAALIHATARGAVLTWLSLPEDRRDPALLTTLRESMITSVTSQEPTVQEPGPAGAARALRAALPEQTTLSSAEQHLLGEWLNRLASGEPGSSA, from the coding sequence ATGCCATCTCGTCCACACAGCGGTGGCGGCGCAGCCGCCCCGCCCGGCGCCACCGTCCCCGTCGCACCCGGCACTGCCGCCACCGGCCGCGAACAGCTACGGCAGCGGGTCATCGAGGCCACCATCGACCTGCTGACACGCGAGGGCCGCGACGCCGTCACCACACGCGCCGTCGCGGTCGCGGCAGGCGTACAACCACCGGCCATCTACCGGCTGTTCGGCGACAAGGACGGGCTGCTCGACGCGGTGGCCGAACACGGCTTCACCACGTTCCTCGCGGCCAAGCACATCGACCCCGACCCCGAGGACCCCGTCGAGGACCTCCGGAACGGCTGGGACCTGGCCGTCGAGTTCGGCATCGCCAACCCGGCGCTCTACACGCTGATGTACAGCGAGCCCACAAAGGAGACGTCAGCCACCTTCCAGACCAGCATGGAGATCCTGCTGGGCCGCATCCGGCACCTCGCCGCCCGCGGCTGGCTCCGCGTCGACGAGCACCTCGCCGCCGCGCTCATCCACGCCACGGCCCGCGGCGCGGTCCTCACCTGGCTCTCCCTGCCCGAGGACCGGCGCGACCCGGCCCTGCTGACCACACTCCGGGAGTCCATGATCACCAGCGTGACCAGCCAGGAGCCGACCGTGCAGGAACCGGGCCCGGCCGGCGCCGCCCGCGCCCTGCGGGCCGCACTGCCCGAACAGACCACACTGAGCAGCGCCGAACAGCACCTGCTCGGCGAGTGGCTGAACCGCCTCGCCTCCGGCGAGCCGGGGTCCTCCGCCTGA
- a CDS encoding YybH family protein → MTDNRAATEPNDLGRYFVERANAGDVAGLVALYEPDAVLAFPPGRLATGHAEIREVYEQFVAAAPVLSPGRQHPALVAGDLALTAATLTNGDVTVEIARRQPDGSWLWAADQPALAR, encoded by the coding sequence ATGACAGACAACAGAGCGGCCACCGAGCCGAACGACCTGGGCAGGTACTTCGTCGAGCGCGCCAACGCGGGCGACGTGGCAGGGCTGGTGGCGTTGTACGAGCCGGACGCCGTGCTGGCGTTCCCGCCGGGCCGCCTCGCGACCGGACACGCGGAGATCCGCGAAGTGTACGAGCAGTTCGTCGCGGCCGCGCCGGTCCTCTCGCCGGGCAGGCAGCACCCGGCGCTGGTGGCCGGCGACCTGGCGCTGACCGCGGCCACGCTGACCAACGGCGACGTGACAGTCGAGATCGCCCGCCGCCAGCCGGACGGGTCGTGGCTGTGGGCCGCCGACCAGCCGGCGCTGGCGCGGTAG
- a CDS encoding M15 family metallopeptidase → MNEIILMSDPAVAAVPVRETGERLVDVRREGSLLVDGRKEADSGGACGHLRAGVLERLAKAEARLPDGLRLLYVEGYRPPALQRRYFEAYAATLRARNPEWPADRLRSAASRYVSPPEIAPHSAGAAVDLTLADADGRELDLGTRMNADPEESAGACYTHAGNISDEARAHRDILGAALTAAGLVNYPTEWWHWSYGDRYWALMTGAPAAHYGPVEPD, encoded by the coding sequence CTGAACGAGATCATCCTGATGTCCGACCCGGCGGTCGCGGCCGTGCCCGTACGGGAGACCGGCGAACGCCTCGTGGACGTACGGCGGGAGGGCTCGCTGCTCGTCGACGGGCGTAAGGAGGCGGACTCCGGCGGCGCTTGCGGCCACCTGCGGGCAGGCGTCCTCGAGCGGCTGGCCAAGGCGGAGGCGCGGCTGCCGGACGGGCTGCGGTTGCTGTACGTCGAGGGGTACCGGCCGCCGGCGCTCCAGCGGCGGTACTTCGAGGCGTACGCGGCCACGCTCCGCGCCCGGAATCCGGAGTGGCCGGCCGACCGGCTGAGGTCGGCCGCCAGCCGCTACGTGTCGCCGCCGGAGATCGCCCCGCACAGCGCGGGCGCGGCCGTGGACCTCACCCTCGCCGACGCCGACGGGCGCGAACTCGACCTGGGCACCCGCATGAACGCGGACCCGGAGGAGAGCGCGGGCGCCTGCTACACGCACGCCGGCAACATCAGCGACGAGGCCCGCGCGCACCGGGACATCCTGGGCGCCGCGCTCACCGCCGCCGGGCTGGTCAACTACCCCACGGAGTGGTGGCACTGGTCCTACGGCGACCGCTACTGGGCCCTGATGACGGGCGCCCCCGCGGCGCACTACGGCCCCGTCGAGCCGGACTGA
- a CDS encoding helix-turn-helix transcriptional regulator, which yields MRADRLVSLVLLLRQHGRLSAAALARELEVSTRTVLRDIEALSAAGVPVYAERGRHGGFALLPGFQTELTGLNHDEALALLAAGSRRGAQAFGLGAALASAMRKVVDALPEGQRATAAGAVQRLLIDPETDLLARRQVAEEVPDAVVAEVRRAVFAGHKLRIRYAAVDQDPKWRTVDPVGLVTVRGQGYLLATRSGADRTYRLSRVSAAEELTEPAQRPDRVDLDRAWQERSTRFRTGGDQVTVLARVNPARRKELAGTALAVLAEEAEDADGGGWLRLEVTFQDPRHAEWALWRLATDAEALSPQWLRTSLRDRAAAIAARYGEPSA from the coding sequence GTGCGCGCCGACCGGCTGGTCTCACTGGTGCTGCTGCTGCGGCAGCACGGCCGGCTGTCCGCGGCCGCGCTCGCCCGCGAGCTGGAGGTGTCCACCCGCACCGTGCTGCGCGACATCGAGGCGCTGTCGGCGGCCGGTGTCCCGGTCTACGCCGAACGCGGCCGGCACGGCGGGTTCGCGCTGCTGCCCGGTTTCCAGACCGAGCTCACCGGGCTGAACCACGACGAGGCACTCGCCCTGCTGGCCGCCGGATCGCGGCGCGGTGCGCAGGCGTTCGGCCTCGGTGCGGCGCTCGCCTCGGCCATGCGCAAGGTCGTCGACGCGCTGCCCGAGGGGCAACGGGCCACGGCGGCAGGCGCGGTCCAGCGGCTGCTCATCGATCCGGAGACCGATCTCCTCGCGCGCCGGCAGGTCGCCGAGGAGGTGCCCGACGCCGTGGTGGCCGAGGTACGGCGCGCGGTGTTCGCCGGACACAAGCTGCGCATCCGCTACGCGGCCGTGGACCAGGACCCGAAGTGGCGCACGGTGGACCCGGTCGGCCTGGTCACCGTACGCGGCCAGGGCTACCTGCTGGCCACGAGGTCCGGCGCGGACCGCACCTACCGCCTGTCCCGCGTCTCGGCGGCCGAGGAGCTCACCGAACCGGCGCAGCGACCGGACCGGGTCGATCTGGACCGGGCCTGGCAGGAACGCAGCACGCGGTTCCGTACGGGCGGTGACCAAGTCACCGTGCTGGCACGGGTGAACCCGGCACGGCGGAAGGAACTGGCGGGCACGGCGCTGGCCGTCCTCGCCGAGGAAGCGGAAGACGCCGACGGGGGCGGCTGGTTGCGGCTGGAAGTGACCTTCCAGGATCCGAGGCACGCGGAGTGGGCGCTGTGGCGGCTCGCCACGGACGCGGAGGCACTGTCCCCGCAGTGGCTGCGTACCTCCCTGCGCGACCGGGCCGCCGCGATCGCCGCCCGCTACGGGGAGCCGTCCGCGTAG
- a CDS encoding PIG-L family deacetylase: MTDRPLTLMAVHAHPDDEATGTGGVLARYAAEGIRTVLVTCTDGGCGDGPGGVKPGDPGHDPAAVAVMRRQELETSCEALKISDLEMLDYADSGMTGWPSNDAPGAFWQTPVRDGAARLAELMRHYRPDVVVTYDENGFYGHPDHIQAHRITMAALEMTELTPKVYWTTMPHSVMQRFGELMREFGEDMPEPDPAEAAAMAEIGLPDDEITTWVDTTAFSGQKFDALAAHASQGDNIFFLKMGRERFGELMGMETFLRVRDATGAAVPENDLFAGLR; encoded by the coding sequence ATGACTGACCGGCCCTTGACGCTCATGGCAGTACACGCCCATCCCGACGACGAGGCGACCGGAACCGGCGGGGTCCTTGCGCGGTATGCGGCGGAAGGCATCCGTACGGTTCTCGTGACCTGTACCGACGGCGGGTGTGGTGACGGGCCGGGGGGTGTCAAACCGGGTGATCCCGGGCACGACCCCGCGGCGGTCGCCGTGATGCGCCGTCAGGAACTCGAGACGAGCTGTGAGGCCCTGAAGATCAGCGATCTGGAGATGCTGGACTATGCGGACTCCGGGATGACGGGCTGGCCGAGCAACGACGCCCCCGGAGCCTTCTGGCAGACCCCCGTACGGGACGGCGCGGCCCGGCTTGCCGAGCTCATGCGGCACTACCGGCCCGATGTGGTTGTCACCTATGACGAGAACGGCTTCTACGGCCACCCCGACCACATCCAGGCCCACCGCATCACGATGGCGGCGCTGGAGATGACCGAGCTGACGCCGAAGGTGTACTGGACCACGATGCCGCACTCGGTGATGCAGCGGTTCGGCGAGCTCATGCGCGAGTTCGGGGAGGACATGCCGGAGCCGGATCCTGCCGAGGCCGCGGCGATGGCCGAGATCGGACTCCCCGATGACGAGATCACCACGTGGGTGGACACCACGGCGTTCAGCGGTCAGAAGTTCGACGCGCTGGCCGCGCACGCCAGTCAGGGTGACAACATCTTCTTCCTCAAGATGGGCAGGGAGAGGTTCGGCGAGCTGATGGGCATGGAGACCTTCCTGCGTGTCCGGGACGCCACGGGCGCGGCCGTGCCCGAGAACGATCTCTTCGCCGGACTGCGCTGA
- a CDS encoding response regulator, which produces MTPPIRVLIADDQVMVRQGFSVLLNAEPGIEVVGQAVDGADAVARTARLAPHVVLMDIRMPGLGGIEATRRITAAAGAPDAAPVSVLVLTTFDLDEYVYEALRAGASGFLLKDASAAELAHAVRVVARGDALLAPNVTKRLISAFARTADAPRAPLKDRVGDLTERETEVLSLIAQGLSNAEIATRLVVAEQTVKTHVGRILVKLRLRDRTQAAVFAYETGLVRTGEG; this is translated from the coding sequence GTGACGCCGCCCATCCGCGTACTGATCGCCGACGACCAGGTCATGGTCCGCCAGGGCTTCTCCGTGCTGCTCAACGCGGAGCCGGGCATCGAGGTCGTCGGCCAGGCCGTGGACGGCGCCGACGCGGTCGCCCGTACGGCCCGGCTCGCGCCGCACGTCGTCCTGATGGACATCCGCATGCCCGGACTCGGCGGCATCGAGGCGACGCGCCGCATCACGGCGGCGGCCGGCGCACCGGACGCCGCCCCCGTCAGCGTCCTCGTCCTGACGACGTTCGACCTCGACGAGTACGTCTACGAGGCACTGCGCGCCGGCGCCTCCGGCTTCCTCCTCAAGGACGCGTCCGCCGCCGAACTCGCCCATGCCGTACGGGTCGTGGCCCGCGGCGACGCGCTCCTCGCGCCGAACGTCACCAAGCGCCTCATCTCCGCCTTCGCCCGCACCGCGGACGCGCCGCGCGCCCCGCTCAAGGACCGCGTCGGCGACCTGACGGAGCGCGAGACGGAGGTGCTGTCCCTGATCGCACAGGGCCTGTCGAACGCGGAGATCGCCACGCGCCTCGTCGTCGCCGAGCAGACCGTGAAGACCCACGTCGGCCGCATCCTCGTCAAACTGCGGCTGCGCGACCGCACCCAGGCCGCCGTCTTCGCGTACGAGACGGGCCTGGTGCGTACGGGCGAGGGCTGA
- the def gene encoding peptide deformylase, translating to MSVRHERSRAADRRVRVQGRPVDSHPAPSPEAERGSLRRITVVGEDVLHRPCREVTEFGSPELSALIDDMFLTMFVADGAGLAANQVGVDLRLFVYDCPDDDGVRHVGHLVNPVLELPGPAGRRLIDDFEGCLSVPGAGMAVPRTDRAVARGHDKDGNPLVIEATGYFARCLQHEADHLQGHTYLDRLSRRDRKEALQQMTARREDVLAQRAAKAAGLGR from the coding sequence ATGTCTGTTCGTCACGAGCGGTCACGGGCCGCCGACCGGCGGGTACGGGTGCAGGGCCGCCCCGTCGACTCCCACCCGGCACCGTCCCCGGAGGCGGAACGCGGTTCGCTCCGCCGGATCACCGTGGTGGGCGAGGACGTGCTGCACCGCCCGTGCCGCGAGGTGACCGAGTTCGGCTCGCCCGAGCTGTCCGCGCTGATCGACGACATGTTCCTGACGATGTTCGTGGCCGACGGCGCAGGCCTCGCCGCCAACCAGGTCGGCGTCGACCTGCGGCTGTTCGTCTACGACTGCCCCGACGACGACGGCGTCCGGCACGTCGGCCACCTCGTCAACCCCGTGCTGGAGCTGCCCGGCCCCGCCGGCCGCCGGCTCATCGACGACTTCGAGGGCTGCCTGTCCGTACCCGGCGCCGGGATGGCCGTCCCCCGCACCGACCGCGCCGTCGCCCGCGGACACGACAAGGACGGCAACCCCCTCGTCATCGAGGCGACCGGCTACTTCGCCCGCTGCCTGCAGCACGAGGCCGACCACCTCCAGGGCCACACGTACCTCGACCGGCTCTCCAGGCGCGACCGCAAGGAAGCGCTGCAGCAGATGACGGCGCGCCGCGAGGACGTCCTCGCCCAACGCGCCGCCAAGGCCGCCGGACTGGGCCGCTGA
- a CDS encoding amidase — protein MEQIFPTAEHTAAALRAGEVTSADLTDEAIARIEREDKAVNAVCVPDFDRARAAARRADRARAQGEDGPLLGVPVTVKESYNIVGMPTTWGMPLHRDYMPAEDAVQVSRLKAAGAVVLGKTNVPLGLQDIQSFNEIHGTTSNPWDHGRTPGGSSGGSAAALACGFGALSIGSDLAGSLRTPAHFCGIYTHKPTLGLAAARGMVPPLTPALPAEPDLAVVGPMARSARDLALLLDVMAGPDPLTLGVAHEVTLPPARHERLCDFRVLVLDEHPFIPTGSAVRAGVRRVADALVEAGARVERHSALLPDLAEAAVLYTQLLFSGSVARFPVESYEVLRTRAAGLSADDRSLDAARLRGMVFSHRDWIEANGRRELHRHGWRRFFAEFDAVVCPVTPTPAFPHDHNPDPRERRIDIDGVEYPYFDQLVWAGVATMPGLPATAVPAGRSPAGLPVGVQLIGPVFEDRTPLRLAELLEHEIGGFRAPR, from the coding sequence ATGGAGCAGATATTTCCGACGGCCGAGCACACCGCGGCTGCCTTGCGTGCCGGTGAAGTGACGTCGGCGGACCTGACGGACGAGGCGATCGCCCGTATCGAGCGGGAGGACAAGGCGGTCAACGCCGTCTGTGTGCCGGACTTCGACCGTGCGCGGGCTGCCGCGCGCCGTGCCGACCGGGCGCGCGCCCAGGGTGAGGACGGGCCGTTGCTCGGCGTTCCGGTCACGGTCAAGGAGTCGTACAACATCGTCGGGATGCCGACGACTTGGGGAATGCCGCTGCATCGGGACTACATGCCGGCCGAGGACGCGGTGCAGGTGTCGCGGCTCAAGGCCGCGGGTGCGGTGGTGCTCGGCAAGACGAATGTGCCCTTGGGGCTGCAGGATATTCAGAGCTTCAACGAGATCCACGGCACCACCAGCAACCCGTGGGATCACGGCCGTACACCGGGTGGGTCGTCCGGCGGGTCAGCGGCGGCCCTGGCGTGTGGGTTCGGGGCGCTGTCCATCGGGTCCGACCTGGCCGGTTCGTTGCGGACTCCCGCGCATTTCTGCGGGATTTACACACACAAGCCGACGCTCGGGCTGGCGGCGGCCCGCGGTATGGTCCCGCCGCTCACACCTGCGTTGCCGGCCGAACCCGACCTCGCCGTCGTCGGTCCGATGGCGCGCAGTGCGCGTGACCTCGCGCTTCTGCTCGATGTCATGGCCGGGCCGGATCCGCTGACGCTCGGTGTGGCGCACGAGGTGACGCTGCCGCCCGCGCGCCACGAGCGGCTCTGCGACTTCCGGGTCCTGGTCCTCGACGAGCATCCGTTCATTCCGACCGGTTCCGCCGTGCGGGCGGGCGTACGGCGTGTGGCCGACGCGCTTGTCGAGGCCGGCGCCCGCGTGGAGCGGCACAGTGCGCTGCTGCCCGATCTGGCCGAGGCCGCCGTGCTCTACACGCAGTTGTTGTTTTCGGGTTCCGTCGCGCGTTTTCCCGTCGAGTCGTACGAGGTGCTGCGGACGCGCGCGGCAGGGCTGAGCGCGGACGACCGGAGTCTTGATGCGGCGCGGCTGCGCGGCATGGTGTTCAGCCACCGTGACTGGATCGAGGCGAACGGCCGTCGCGAGCTCCATCGCCATGGCTGGCGGCGGTTCTTCGCGGAGTTCGACGCCGTGGTGTGTCCCGTCACGCCCACTCCCGCGTTCCCGCACGACCACAATCCCGACCCGAGGGAACGCCGTATCGACATCGACGGCGTCGAGTACCCGTATTTCGACCAGCTCGTCTGGGCCGGTGTGGCCACCATGCCGGGCCTGCCCGCCACGGCCGTGCCCGCGGGCCGGTCCCCGGCGGGTCTGCCGGTGGGGGTGCAGCTCATCGGCCCGGTGTTCGAGGACCGCACCCCGCTGCGGCTGGCCGAACTGCTCGAGCACGAGATCGGCGGCTTCCGGGCGCCGCGGTAG
- a CDS encoding sensor histidine kinase — protein sequence MTERPADRARGERVVRRALRALRHLRVLRVFRVLRDDLWTTAAEPPPHTARPRWLDWLPAIAVVVVVLAGLLLAGSANEYAFDYHMGTRPGLLLAALQSAALVAALFRPVPAWWGATLVMPVVAWYARGEADVDALYPWTGTGLTAQAGVLFLLALRVRPRITLETLLISAATGLGCGLLQAGRPGGHFAVTVLAVAALAGAALRGRQVARTELAAQQELTAEERTRRTVLQERTRIARELHDVVAHHMSVVSIQAQVAPHLVDRPSPELTENLAGIRANAVDALAELRRVLGLLRAEDTAGGAPDDGTRHAPQPGLDLLDELLGKVRGTGLAVTAVTTGERRPLPPGVELSAYRIVQESLSNVLRHAPGARARVELGYHPSGLTVRVRNTRPEGAVPAAGAPGSRTASGAGSRTGSRTASPPGSRTASPPDTGHGLLGMRERTAMLGGELATGPTPDGGWEVTAVLPTTPPAEDAT from the coding sequence ATGACGGAACGGCCGGCGGACAGAGCGCGCGGGGAGCGCGTCGTACGGCGTGCCCTGCGCGCCCTGCGCCATCTCCGCGTCCTGCGCGTCTTCCGTGTCCTCCGCGACGACCTGTGGACCACCGCCGCCGAGCCGCCGCCGCACACCGCCCGCCCCCGCTGGCTGGACTGGCTGCCCGCGATCGCCGTCGTGGTGGTGGTCCTCGCGGGCCTCCTGCTGGCGGGCAGCGCGAACGAGTACGCCTTCGACTACCACATGGGCACCCGCCCCGGACTCCTCCTCGCCGCGCTCCAGTCGGCCGCGCTGGTCGCCGCGCTGTTCCGGCCGGTACCGGCCTGGTGGGGCGCGACGCTCGTGATGCCCGTGGTCGCGTGGTACGCGCGGGGCGAGGCCGACGTCGACGCGCTGTACCCGTGGACCGGCACCGGGCTCACGGCGCAGGCGGGGGTGCTGTTCCTGCTGGCGCTGCGGGTGCGCCCGCGTATCACCCTGGAGACGCTGCTGATCAGCGCGGCGACCGGGCTCGGGTGCGGGCTGCTGCAAGCCGGGCGGCCCGGCGGCCACTTCGCCGTCACCGTCCTCGCGGTCGCCGCGCTCGCCGGCGCGGCCCTGCGCGGCAGGCAGGTCGCCCGTACCGAACTCGCCGCGCAGCAGGAGCTGACCGCCGAGGAACGCACCCGGCGGACCGTCCTTCAGGAGCGCACCCGGATCGCCCGCGAACTCCACGACGTCGTCGCCCACCACATGTCCGTCGTGTCCATCCAGGCGCAGGTCGCGCCGCACCTCGTCGACCGGCCCTCCCCGGAGCTGACCGAGAACCTGGCGGGCATCCGCGCCAACGCCGTCGACGCGCTCGCCGAACTGCGCCGCGTGCTCGGGCTGCTGCGCGCCGAGGACACCGCCGGGGGCGCCCCCGACGACGGCACGCGGCACGCCCCGCAGCCGGGCCTCGACCTGCTGGACGAGCTGCTGGGCAAGGTACGCGGCACGGGCCTCGCCGTCACCGCCGTCACGACCGGTGAACGGCGGCCGTTGCCGCCCGGCGTGGAGCTCTCCGCGTACCGCATCGTGCAGGAGTCGCTGAGCAACGTGCTGCGGCACGCGCCGGGGGCGCGGGCGCGGGTGGAGCTGGGGTACCACCCGTCGGGGCTCACGGTGCGGGTGCGGAACACGCGGCCGGAGGGGGCCGTTCCGGCGGCGGGGGCCCCCGGTTCGCGTACGGCTTCCGGTGCGGGCTCCCGTACGGGCTCCCGTACGGCTTCCCCTCCCGGCTCCCGTACGGCTTCCCCTCCGGACACCGGCCACGGCCTGCTCGGCATGCGCGAGCGCACCGCCATGCTGGGCGGCGAGCTGGCCACCGGCCCGACGCCGGACGGCGGTTGGGAAGTGACCGCCGTCCTGCCCACGACTCCCCCCGCCGAGGACGCCACGTGA